Part of the Saccharomyces paradoxus chromosome XI, complete sequence genome, taaATAAGGACATATAGCCAATTAAAATAAGtagacaaaaaaataagtagacacaaaaaaatagatcAATAACTTATTTATCACATTGTAGCCGGACGTATGATACatatatcttcttttacGTCTGGAGGCCCGCCGATTGAAGGATCACGTACGTTGACTCGTACACAATACTATCCGCATCTTGGTTAACTTCTTATGTAAACTGTCTGTCTGCTGGCGTACCAGACTCCATCCCATTTCACACTTCATGGATTATTCGACTGCTAACTTGCCTACATCTTATGCCCTACTGTGTCTTTCCAAGCATCTGCTCCATATAATAAATGTAGCTACCTATTAACCAACTTCCATGTACCTTTCCCAATTGGTCAACCAAGTTTTCGTTGCATTGCTTCGACATAATATCTAACTGTTTTGTTGTTTCCTGCAAGTTTGTGTGAAGCTCTCTAAGTTCATGGGCAAGCTGGTTATACTGTCTTTGTTTGTTAGCGTTCATTATTTGATTATACTTCCTTGCgtcttctttgttttaaGGTTCAAGTGTTTTGGTATATTGTATTTTGCCATTTACGTTGCTGATCTTCCTTCCCAccttaataaaaaaataacggTAATTACACTAGGCCTGGATTAATATGAGCAATACAAAACGGCAAAACCTTATCGCCATGAGACTTTCAGAAACGGATATTTAAACAAGTTGTTCACTGGTTAGACTATATACAGATTGAAATTGTTATATCGATAAAAAGATGTTCTATGTACtattcaaaagaattttggGGTCTTTCTAATGGAAATCTTTGTCCATTTGGGCACTTTGTGAATACCCTTCCTATAACCCACGGCCTTCTTATCGAAAGTCCAATATTTATCTTTAGAAGACATTTGATTCTCCTTTGGAAAGACGGATGGCTTGTTTAGCAATCTCAACGATTTACTTCTTGgcttatatttttttttgctctcCATGGCTTCTTGATAAGTAAGACCCTTTTCTTGACACCTCTGGACGTGGAGACCTAATGTTAATTGCTTTATTACCTGGTCAACGTTTCTTAATCTTTCTCTTTGACGGCATTTTTGATGTGTAGACATTCTCCATGGGATTTTCCATAGTAAGCCACCAGCGGCAGGGCTTGTTAATTTAAATGGACCAAACATTGAAGTCTTATAACTTGAATAGCCTTCTGAATAGGTGTCCTTTACTATAAGAACCGATTTCTCTTTCTCTCCAGCTTCCCTTTGTTCTGCTGCTATATGGGATCTCTTGGACTTTTTGCATGCTCTTGTACTTCTCCGACTATAAAGTTGAAAACGGAGTGCCCTGTATTTATACCCTTGACAGTTAAGGAGGATTCAACCAAAAATTGAAGTAAAGAACACAAGAGTCGGATACCTCCCAACCACTGGAACAACATTCATATATTTGATAAGATGGAGCAAAATAAGGACCCGCAGATGATTTCAAAACATAGCTCTAGGCTACCTATATGGGTACTAAGTCCCCGTGAAGAACAACAGGCTCGTAAGAACTTGAAGACGGCAACTTATGAGAAATGTGCAAATTTCGTACAAGCGATGGCAGACTGTGCTAAGGCAAATGGAATGAAGGTTTTTCCAACTTGCGATAAGCAACGGGATGAAATGAAATCGTGTCTCCTGTTTTATCAAACAGATGCGAAATATTTAGATGATGAAAGGGACAAAATTATTTTAGAAAAGATCAACAAGCTCGAAGAGTTATGTCAAAAGCAAAACTCGACAAAATAAGCCGCGTTGATTAGGCCTTTTGATTTAAATCTTAtaaaaattatttgaaatatccACTCTTGTACATAAATTATATACACAAGcccaacaacaaaaaaggaaaagttgATGTAAGAGGTATATATGTACGGTATAATACTTAAGTTCACTACAGCCGACCTCTATAGTCAAAATAAATCAAGCAGATCCTGTGAGACTACACTGCTGCCCGAAGCATCCAGATTGTTTTTACCACTGGAAGGTATATTATTTGAATTGTCACCTAGTTTCAGCTCCTTCAACCCTTGAACAGTCTTGGTACcatttgtatttgtttgtGTGGCATCCTCAGAAGGTCCgaaatcaaataaatcATCCAAATCGCCCAGAGTGGTCGAAGCATTCAGCATTCCTGTATTTGTATTCGTTACATCATCTCTGTCATCAAAATCTAACAGCACATCATCATTCGCCTTACTGGATATTTCGTTTTTCGCCATGCTTTCCAGTTCCTCTATATGCTTTCCTTTAACTATGTTTTGGACGTActttttgccttttttcctatttGAGTTAGGTTTGAAGTAAATAGAACTTATAGTACCCAACTCCTTTAGTAGTTTCTCCAGAACTTCTGGTGAGAAATTCTCCAGTGTATTGGAGATCATTGGGAGTTTATTTTGACATAGATTGCTAATCAAACTTTCATTATTTGGCATTGAAAGACATCTCCAATACATCATAGCCATATCTCGGACATCTAATTCATGTGTCTGTTGTGTGGCTAGTTCCAGGACACTTTGTAGCACACTACCCGTTAAAGTGGTATGTAATCTGACTACTGTCATTAACAAGGACATCTGTGTCaaagcttcttcttgaacaaaattttctacAAAGATATTAATTTTTGACTctaaattggaaaaattgtttgGATGCTGTCCTAACAACCAAACATAGTTACACTTTGCAATATCTGATTGTAATAACACTTCAGGATTTGACCAAGTGTTAAATACTGCGCAAACTTGTTTGGCCATCTTATCATTTTCGGGGCAATGTCTCAATAAATCACACAATGATATACAGCAGTCGTCTTTTATTGTATCTTGCCTTTCTAACAATTCTAAAAGAATATCTAAGACCTTACCGACAAACGATTCTTGTGCATATTTAATACCTAATTGAGACAAAGCTTGAATAGCCCTTGAAACAAACTCGGGTTCATATTCCATTGCATATTCCTTCAGTTCCGTCAACAACAAAGTACATTGTTTTAAGTTGGAAGGATCGACTAGTCTCACGAGAATATCTATCTTCTCCAATTTCACGTAAAGTGGATCGTTGAATTTGATATAAAATATCCTCAATTCTTTGGTTAATAGCTCTGGGTACTTTTCTAATATGATTCTaatgtttttcaaagcaaCATATTGCATTTCAGGCGGAGTAGACATCAGTGATACAAGAGCAGATGATaatcttttcattatcagACTGTTCGAGGAATATTCGATTTGAGGCAAATTTCTTACGATCACCTTTATTGTAGCCAGAACAACGGCTGGGTTAACGTGTTGCAAATGTGCAGTTACTCGGTCAATGATATCCTGTGCCTCTAAAGAATCTTTTGCCGAATATTCGGAAAGAGTTCCTAGTATGATAATTCTCGCCCATTCCGTACATTCGTTCAAAGCCAGTAAGAACTGCGAAACGTGCGACTGAATCAAACTTGAAAGATCAACCGCATCCATATCCATATTGTAAATTTCAATTAATGCTGCTGTTGCGTTTGCAATCACGAGGGGATTTGAGTCATCTAAGGCATTAACCAAATCCTCAACGACACCCAACTCAACACATAAATCCTTATTTAATTGGAAAAGTTTTGCCACACATATTACGGCGGTTTTTCTGACATACGCATTATCATCATGCAAGGTACGGCGAAGAGGTGTTTCAATGTATTCGAGGATTTTGTCAACTCTTATCATTGACATCGTTCTGATTGCCATACAACGAATTAAGGGATTGGGATCTTGTGCATCAGTAATGAATGTGTTAACGGCGAGAATACATAACTCGGGATGTGTTTCAGCATAATTCATCACATAAAGAtaaaccaattttttctgctCAACATCAATCGTGGCAATGTTTTTTAAGACATCTGGGAAAAGCGAAGAGACATCTTTTCCCAACGTCATTTGCTGGATCGTTTTCTTGATTGCATCTTTCCGGGTCTGTGGGTATTGAGAAACTAAACCAGTTCGTAATTCACTCAATTCGCCCTTACCGGATATCTTGGGCGCAATTCTAATGGAGTCCTTTAAAAACTTCTTAATTCTCTTATCCAGTGGTGGCATATTTGGAACTGTTTTCTAAGTGGAGTAAGaagttgagaaaaaaagcaggCAGTAGGAGGTGACTTCGTACCTAGGTAATCTGCCTATCACGACAATAAAACTGCAACAGAATATGCTTGATAATTAGGAAAGTGTCCTTTACATCGTAAGCATTCTTCATTGGAAAGAGctctttttgattttactGCAAGCTTTGAAACTCGCAATATCATTCTGTACGCGGAAACAGAAGATGTGACGATAATACATTAAGTATATAAAGGAATAACAATAGATTATGCTTTTTTACAAAGCATTATTTAGCATATGCATGTTTGTTAGACATATGATCAATGGTTTCCagaccttttttttatattagGTCTTAGTATTTATAAGATtatgcaatttttttttccagtgaAATTTCAGTAAAAGAATACTTTAGCCATCAATAAATATCGTCCGCCAATAATGACTTCGATTAAAATCCAACTTTCCACCCTAAGATTTGTGAGACTGTGCAATAAATTCCATGGCATCGCTGCCACCTCCTTCTAGCATGGGGCATTCTAGAACATCAGCGATGCATTTCCAAGGATCTTTCAGCCCGCCCCATTTTAATAAATgctttttaaatttatcACCATTTTTTCGACTGTACGGATCATCTTCGAACAAGGCGTACCAGATTTTAGAAGCTATTGTCCTATCAAATAAGTAGCTGTAGTATGTTGCTCCGTACCCAAATAAATGGCCAAACCTTCCGCACCAATTACTCTGGTCGTCGACCAGGACCTTTAAACGTCGTTCTAGTGTTTGATAGTTTTCAACAACATcaaaattatcaatatcagaaataattttttcatcgtGAAATGATTGGTCTAGCATAGCCATCTTTGCCTGGGAGTATGTTTCacaattttgaagaaaatttgtgCTTTTCATGAATCCCTGCAACATATCTGCCTGAATGGTTTCTCCAGTCTCGTAATGCTTGCCAATTCTTGTCAAAATTCGTATATCCTTGGCGAAGTGCTCCATCAGGATACTTGGCAACTCCACAAAATCAGTAGCACATCTTGTACCACTTACATTCTGCATGTGAGTTCTCCCTAACATTGAGTGCATTGCATGTCCCATCTCATGGAAGAGCGTTTCAACTTCATTAAGTTGCAAAAAACAAAGGCTCTTTTTAGAAGCGATTGGTATTGGAGAAAAATTACATACGAGGGAGATAACAGGTAATTGGAAGTAGGTGCCATCTGGATTCTCACCGACTTGGATAGTTGAGAAATCATTTTCACTAGGATATATTTGCCTAGAACAACAAACTGTGAAATGTGCCGGATTTGAAGTCTTGCCATTTCGTTCAAATAAATCACAATAAATTATACCAATAATTCCCTCCTCTTCGGATATTACATTCAATCTTCTCACGTCTGGCGACCACGTTTCTCCCTCATCAGTAATCGCTGGTTCCAATCGAATACCGTATATTTGCTGAAATAAATCTGACAAACCCTGAATGACATTTCCTAATGTGAAATAATAGCTTATCTCTTTGGCACTGGGTGCATTTGACGGATTAAGCTGTAAATATTTGCCAGTATAGTAATCCCTATCCCATGGTCTCACAAGCTTCAATATTTCGTCTGTGTTTGTAATCAATGGCTTCTTAAGATCTTTGGCCTTGAGCTCAGCTATAAATCTCAATTCATTTGCCGTCTTCTCCATAGTATTATTCATTAAcgttaaaataaaatcttgaaCATCTTTCGGATTCTTTGCCATCTTACCTTCCAGTTGATACTCTGCATAGCTTCTTTTGTGCATTAAGTTCGCCAAAATTGCCCTTAATTTGATTAAGTGGCCCAATCTTTTGACTTGTTTGTCAGAACAACTATGAAGTGCGGTCCATAACTTTTTTCTCACCACTTCATTTTCGcaacttttcaataatgCGTAAGCTGCATATCCAAATGTAGGTACTTTATAATTTTGCCCTTTTACATCTTTATTTAATTGcttcaataaaaatgtaCTCACCTTACTATTATCCAGATCTTTACATGGTATTTTCACGGAATTCGAACCAGGATAATCTGTGTGGTTGATGAATTCTTGACCTACTAAACTAATTTCCTGGGATAACTGGATAAACTTTTCTCTGACATCAGGGTTCATATAGATTCCtgacttttcaaaatcatccaaTAAGATTTTACCAACTTTAAGCTCTTCTTCACTTAACCTCGACGACACTTCTGGGTTGTTTAAAACCGACTTTAGCATATTACATAACGAAACGTCAGTATTCAAGACATTCATGAACTCAAACATTTGTTCATGGCAATCCTGGGCTGCCTTAACAAATGCATCATCTGGATGTGTTGACCTGATAAACTCACACAAATCAATAACTCGACAGAGAGTATCGCTTAATCTGTCCAGGTTCATGATATAGCTTAATTTACCGTTTTCGCTAAAGTCACTTCTCATTTTTTCGAGGAGTTCTTGTGCTTGCTTCAAAGAAACCTGGCTGAACTTACGTAAACCATCTGGAGAAGTCAAATAAGGGTTCTTGAAAAGTCccgttttatttttcttaaaaaGATACTGTGAAATCTTGCTATTATTAGCATCTTGACCATTGATATTCCTCCAATATGAATTGTCGTCGAAAATCTTCTTAATGCCTCTTGGATTGGTCTTAGAGACTGCTCCAGCTGTGGCAAAGAATCTGATTAATTTATTTTGACGGGAAAGCGACGGTACGAAGGCATTGGACCCAGCTTTCAATGTTATCATGCGAAGCATTACTGTTGTTATTTCCCGGTACTTTTCACTCAGTGATCTGACATCTATTCCCTTACATATAGTTTTTCCAAAGTGAATTCGCCAtctgttttgattttggcGCTATATATGTACTTTTTTCACTCTTGCTTGTGAGGCGGTGACGTAAAAACTCGCCATATCCAATAAAGAATCGACGTCTTTCGGTATTTAACATATcgataaaaatttggaagaatatatatatatatatacaggCTTATGGTTTATATTGATATATCATCAGCCTTTTTAAGTTCGCGTTTAGCTTCCTTAATGAGCTCATTAAAACGTATCATCTCTGAAATTCGAATAGCCCTTTTAAGTTCTTTCTTAGACGCCTTCAAACGTCCCTTATGCAAATTTATCACACCGACACCGTAGCAAGCAAGGGATAATGCCTTGAGGATTCTCTGATCCATTTCGCTTTCCGTTGCAATCTTTGGATATTGATTTTCATCGGCAAAGCTGATAATGCTTCTATAGCAGTCAGCCGAATACTGTAAGCAAGCATTCTGGTTTTCTTGTAACTTGGATCGGATAGATTCTAAATTTTCAGATTTTTCGTATGGTTGATTGTCGATAGTGTATAGACTTCCTTCAAACTTCTCTGAAtttaagtaaaaaattgacCCAAGCTCTGCCTGGGCAAGCAAGACCTCATCAAGAGGACTATCTGTTAATAGCATCCATTCTAGTGTTGTTATTTTGCTATTCAAGGCCCCAAGAAGGTTGGTCTGAGTGAGACAATACCGGGTATATAACTCTCTTGCAGTCAAGAGTTCTTTCATGAAAACACATCGTTCACTTTCATGTTCCTTTATCTTTATATCCTGTTTGCTCTTGAAGTTCAAATGCTTTTGATAGTCCACTTTGGATTTTCCAATAAAGGGTAGTcctttgaaattcttcCAGTCAAGTTGTTGATCGTTTAAGAGTCCCGATTtagaaagaatatttttgacTTCCGGCGAGTTCTGCAAAAATTCTCGTTGAGCTAATAAAAGGTGCATTATCAGTAACGTTGCGTTCACTTCAGAgtctttatttatttcaaTGAATCTTATCAAAAGTTGGAGatctcttttcaacaacatggattttctcttctttgaCTTATCAGTAGGTTTGCTTAATTCATCGAAGAACCTTTTGAGCATGCCTTCATATAAAGATGCGGCATCATTGTACGAATGCAATTTCTCATACATTTCTCcaattttgatttcaatACCGGTATATTCATCCGAAAGAGGGTCCATGTTTTCAGCTTTGCATTCTTCCAAAGCTTTGAGGTAATACTCAAGGCTTTTTTGGAAGTTCGCACCTTCTTTCTTAATTTCTGAATGTAACCCCTTCCTTAATATTTTAGCCACGGGTTTGGGAAAAGTATGATGTGGCCAATAAACCCACCATATATTGAAGGTAATGAAACTTATAATACCTGTCGATAATACCCATTTCTGAAAATTGCTCCTTCTTTTGAATGGTGTTCTCCAGAAATTTTGCTCCTTTAAAGTGGAATAGAATTTGGACCGATGATTGGTAACTAGGTTGGGGTTAGTAAGCCGTCTCATGGtcacttcttttttgacTGATTTATGCAGGTATCTCCACATGCCAAATCAGGATAAGTTTCTTCATCAGAATAGCATTGTAGTTCTGTTTTTTAATAGTTATTTCGTGCATTTTATATATCCTAAAGaattttgttcaatttaGAAATTTTCGTGCGGCTGACAGACCATATACCGCTTTCTGGTATGTACTAACCAAAAACTATTCAATATTTGTTTTATGACGATTAAACCGCCTTCAAATCTCTTCTGCCGTTTTCTCATCAAGGTAAAGAATAAGAGAGTTAATTTATATGacagctttttttttctacacGAAATATAAAACTACCAAAATTTGGTTgaaagaaactttataCATAGTGAGTAGACCactaataatttttttgagaagtAAAATGCGATGCTATAGTTTAAAGAACCCAAGCCGTTATAAAATGTGGCAAAGTTTATTTGTTTCCAGGTACCTTTAGCAGACCGGCTCTCTATCAATATGAGCTGTTTGGATTGTTCGATATAATCACATCTGAAATTATACTGGCAAGTGACAGTTGTGTAGGCGCAATAACTCTTTACAGATATACAGTGATCCGCACACAATAACAGGAACCACTGTCTTTAACCCAGTTGTTTCAAGGAACGTCCAGACACTCTGAAGATCCGGCTGCATGTCAACATTTCTCGTATACCGGTGTTTGATGAACGCGAAAAGATTTACTGGTTCTAAAGATTGAATCCATGGCATTCCAGCCACTGACCCAAATCTAGTCACGATAACATGATCTTGCGGACGTATCAGCGGGTCAAGCAAGGGTGGCACCTTCTTCCCAGTTGTTATAGCAATGACAAACGTTAATGGCGTACCGCCGTATTTGGCCCTTAAATGGCAGGCTAAATTTCGAGCTGCCTTCGCATTATTTGCGTTGTCCAGTAGCAACgcaattttcttcccaCT contains:
- the HSK3 gene encoding Hsk3p (Mitochondrial ribosomal protein of the large subunit~similar to YKL138C), with product MNANKQRQYNQLAHELRELHTNLQETTKQLDIMSKQCNENLVDQLGKVHGSWLIGSYIYYMEQMLGKTQ
- the MRPL31 gene encoding mitochondrial 54S ribosomal protein mL60 (Mitochondrial ribosomal protein of the large subunit~similar to YKL138C); amino-acid sequence: MFGPFKLTSPAAGGLLWKIPWRMSTHQKCRQRERLRNVDQVIKQLTLGLHVQRCQEKGLTYQEAMESKKKYKPRSKSLRLLNKPSVFPKENQMSSKDKYWTFDKKAVGYRKGIHKVPKWTKISIRKTPKFF
- the CMC1 gene encoding Cmc1p (Copper-binding protein of the mitochondrial intermembrane space~similar to YKL137W) translates to MEQNKDPQMISKHSSRLPIWVLSPREEQQARKNLKTATYEKCANFVQAMADCAKANGMKVFPTCDKQRDEMKSCLLFYQTDAKYLDDERDKIILEKINKLEELCQKQNSTK
- the APL2 gene encoding Apl2p (Beta-adaptin subunit of the clathrin-associated protein (AP-1) complex~similar to YKL135C) — its product is MPPLDKRIKKFLKDSIRIAPKISGKGELSELRTGLVSQYPQTRKDAIKKTIQQMTLGKDVSSLFPDVLKNIATIDVEQKKLVYLYVMNYAETHPELCILAVNTFITDAQDPNPLIRCMAIRTMSMIRVDKILEYIETPLRRTLHDDNAYVRKTAVICVAKLFQLNKDLCVELGVVEDLVNALDDSNPLVIANATAALIEIYNMDMDAVDLSSLIQSHVSQFLLALNECTEWARIIILGTLSEYSAKDSLEAQDIIDRVTAHLQHVNPAVVLATIKVIVRNLPQIEYSSNSLIMKRLSSALVSLMSTPPEMQYVALKNIRIILEKYPELLTKELRIFYIKFNDPLYVKLEKIDILVRLVDPSNLKQCTLLLTELKEYAMEYEPEFVSRAIQALSQLGIKYAQESFVGKVLDILLELLERQDTIKDDCCISLCDLLRHCPENDKMAKQVCAVFNTWSNPEVLLQSDIAKCNYVWLLGQHPNNFSNLESKINIFVENFVQEEALTQMSLLMTVVRLHTTLTGSVLQSVLELATQQTHELDVRDMAMMYWRCLSMPNNESLISNLCQNKLPMISNTLENFSPEVLEKLLKELGTISSIYFKPNSNRKKGKKYVQNIVKGKHIEELESMAKNEISSKANDDVLLDFDDRDDVTNTNTGMLNASTTLGDLDDLFDFGPSEDATQTNTNGTKTVQGLKELKLGDNSNNIPSSGKNNLDASGSSVVSQDLLDLF
- the OCT1 gene encoding metalloendopeptidase (Mitochondrial intermediate peptidase~similar to YKL134C), producing MLRMITLKAGSNAFVPSLSRQNKLIRFFATAGAVSKTNPRGIKKIFDDNSYWRNINGQDANNSKISQYLFKKNKTGLFKNPYLTSPDGLRKFSQVSLKQAQELLEKMRSDFSENGKLSYIMNLDRLSDTLCRVIDLCEFIRSTHPDDAFVKAAQDCHEQMFEFMNVLNTDVSLCNMLKSVLNNPEVSSRLSEEELKVGKILLDDFEKSGIYMNPDVREKFIQLSQEISLVGQEFINHTDYPGSNSVKIPCKDLDNSKVSTFLLKQLNKDVKGQNYKVPTFGYAAYALLKSCENEVVRKKLWTALHSCSDKQVKRLGHLIKLRAILANLMHKRSYAEYQLEGKMAKNPKDVQDFILTLMNNTMEKTANELRFIAELKAKDLKKPLITNTDEILKLVRPWDRDYYTGKYLQLNPSNAPSAKEISYYFTLGNVIQGLSDLFQQIYGIRLEPAITDEGETWSPDVRRLNVISEEEGIIGIIYCDLFERNGKTSNPAHFTVCCSRQIYPSENDFSTIQVGENPDGTYFQLPVISLVCNFSPIPIASKKSLCFLQLNEVETLFHEMGHAMHSMLGRTHMQNVSGTRCATDFVELPSILMEHFAKDIRILTRIGKHYETGETIQADMLQGFMKSTNFLQNCETYSQAKMAMLDQSFHDEKIISDIDNFDVVENYQTLERRLKVLVDDQSNWCGRFGHLFGYGATYYSYLFDRTIASKIWYALFEDDPYSRKNGDKFKKHLLKWGGLKDPWKCIADVLECPMLEGGGSDAMEFIAQSHKS
- the RCI50 gene encoding Rci50p (similar to YKL133C) → MWRYLHKSVKKEVTMRRLTNPNLVTNHRSKFYSTLKEQNFWRTPFKRRSNFQKWVLSTGIISFITFNIWWVYWPHHTFPKPVAKILRKGLHSEIKKEGANFQKSLEYYLKALEECKAENMDPLSDEYTGIEIKIGEMYEKLHSYNDAASLYEGMLKRFFDELSKPTDKSKKRKSMLLKRDLQLLIRFIEINKDSEVNATLLIMHLLLAQREFLQNSPEVKNILSKSGLLNDQQLDWKNFKGLPFIGKSKVDYQKHLNFKSKQDIKIKEHESERCVFMKELLTARELYTRYCLTQTNLLGALNSKITTLEWMLLTDSPLDEVLLAQAELGSIFYLNSEKFEGSLYTIDNQPYEKSENLESIRSKLQENQNACLQYSADCYRSIISFADENQYPKIATESEMDQRILKALSLACYGVGVINLHKGRLKASKKELKRAIRISEMIRFNELIKEAKRELKKADDISI